In Scyliorhinus torazame isolate Kashiwa2021f chromosome 19, sScyTor2.1, whole genome shotgun sequence, a single genomic region encodes these proteins:
- the efcab10 gene encoding EF-hand calcium-binding domain-containing protein 10 yields MQSPLEREASEYLTEHQILELIDNLTSMLLYQRPARPVQFLIDQLELLKVARQTKKDYPCLFDDSNLDTVYGILDATKQGHITLRQYREALKTLGVKDFVMDPLGSIDNKITQATFKQEAKAGLANACATFKT; encoded by the exons ATGCAGTCGCCCCTGGAGCGAGAGGCGTCCGAGTACCTGACCGAGCACCAGATCCTGGAGCTGATCGACAACCTGACCAGCATGTTGCTGTACCAGCGGCCGG CCAGGCCAGTGCAATTTTTAATAGATCAACTGGAACTACTGAAGGTTGCCAGACAGACTAAGAAGGACTACCCTTGCTTGTTCGATGATTCAAATTTAGATACTGTGTATGGGATTTTGGACGCTACAAAACAAGGACACATAACTTTAAGGCAGTACAGAGAAG CATTGAAAACCTTGGGAGTAAAAGATTTTGTTATGGACCCATTGGGTTCCATTGACAATAAAATCACTCAAGCAACATTCAAACAAGAGGC GAAAGCTGGATTGGCGAATGCTTGTGCCACATTCAAAACTTGA